From Geomonas agri, one genomic window encodes:
- a CDS encoding sensor histidine kinase — MDMEQAEQLYRLMFTNMREALAVLRLEARNPEVPPQVIEMNPAAVKLCRCKSFNFNNCVVTDCFPEWFDPDRFKDYCHRLAAFGGSLELGEVSRDNLFYRVRIFALTDNHIGMVISDCTRYREEEAEIADLTAKLEKEASTMDRRVAERTAQLEEINEELDTFAFSVSHDLRAPIRAMQAFAEILLDDELQTPAERNAYLVRIKNAAQGMDRLIQDLLAYSRVSRQEITLEPVHLDQVVHDAALQLELAEGGTSYRLETASNLPTVIGHHAVLVQVVLNLMTNGIKFVPKGAVPVLRIWTDESQEYCRLYVEDNGIGIAPQHQERIFKIFERLHSMESYPGTGVGLAIVRKAVQRLGGRIGLVSNEGEGSRFWIELRRAE, encoded by the coding sequence ATGGACATGGAACAGGCCGAGCAGCTCTACCGATTGATGTTCACCAACATGCGGGAGGCACTCGCCGTCCTGCGCCTGGAGGCGCGCAATCCGGAGGTGCCTCCGCAGGTGATCGAGATGAACCCTGCGGCGGTCAAGCTGTGCCGCTGCAAGTCGTTCAACTTCAATAACTGCGTGGTAACGGACTGCTTCCCCGAATGGTTCGATCCTGACCGGTTCAAGGACTACTGCCACCGCCTGGCCGCATTCGGAGGCTCGCTGGAACTGGGGGAGGTGTCGCGTGACAACCTCTTTTACCGAGTCCGCATCTTTGCCCTCACCGACAACCACATCGGCATGGTGATCAGCGACTGCACGCGCTACCGCGAGGAGGAGGCGGAAATAGCGGACCTCACCGCGAAGCTGGAAAAAGAGGCCTCCACCATGGACCGCCGTGTCGCCGAACGCACCGCCCAACTCGAGGAAATCAACGAGGAACTGGACACCTTCGCCTTCTCCGTTTCCCACGACCTGCGGGCCCCGATCCGCGCCATGCAGGCCTTCGCGGAGATCCTTTTGGACGACGAGTTGCAGACACCAGCCGAGCGCAACGCTTACCTGGTGCGCATCAAGAACGCCGCTCAGGGGATGGACCGGCTCATCCAGGACCTGCTCGCCTACAGCCGGGTCAGCAGGCAGGAGATCACCCTAGAACCGGTGCACCTGGACCAGGTGGTGCACGACGCGGCCCTGCAGCTGGAACTGGCGGAAGGGGGCACCTCCTATCGACTGGAGACCGCGAGCAACCTGCCCACCGTGATCGGGCACCACGCGGTACTGGTGCAGGTGGTGCTGAACTTGATGACCAACGGCATAAAGTTCGTCCCGAAGGGGGCAGTCCCCGTGCTGCGCATCTGGACCGACGAGTCGCAGGAGTACTGCCGCCTGTACGTGGAGGACAACGGCATCGGCATCGCTCCGCAGCACCAGGAGAGGATCTTCAAGATCTTCGAGCGGCTGCACAGCATGGAGAGCTACCCCGGCACAGGGGTGGGGCTCGCCATCGTGCGCAAGGCTGTGCAGCGCCTGGGGGGGCGCATTGGGTTGGTGTCGAATGAAGGGGAGGGGAGCCGGTTCTGGATTGAACTCAGGAGAGCGGAATAG
- a CDS encoding DNA-3-methyladenine glycosylase → MTTLAPVPRAFYDRDTVAVAHDLLGAFLVHDVAGEVRVGRIVEVEAYLGETDLAAHSSKGLTPRTRILFGPPGFAYVYLIYGIYCCMNVVTERQGNACAVLLRALEPVSNLRDRTQWPGLLCRAMAIDLRQNGHDLESPDFFIAPRDPGVPRQVVARPRVGVDYSGIWAAEPLRFYLDGNPYISRK, encoded by the coding sequence ATGACTACGTTGGCCCCGGTGCCCCGTGCCTTCTACGATCGCGACACCGTTGCAGTCGCGCATGATCTCCTGGGAGCCTTCCTGGTCCACGACGTGGCCGGAGAGGTGAGGGTGGGAAGGATCGTCGAGGTGGAGGCGTATCTCGGCGAGACCGACCTGGCGGCGCACTCCTCGAAAGGGCTGACGCCGCGCACCCGCATCCTCTTCGGTCCCCCCGGCTTTGCCTATGTCTACCTCATCTACGGGATCTACTGCTGCATGAACGTGGTGACCGAACGGCAGGGCAACGCCTGCGCAGTGCTGCTGCGCGCCCTCGAACCGGTGTCGAACCTGCGTGACCGGACCCAGTGGCCGGGACTTTTGTGCCGTGCCATGGCGATAGACCTGCGGCAAAACGGGCACGACCTGGAAAGCCCCGATTTCTTCATCGCTCCCCGTGACCCCGGCGTGCCGCGCCAGGTGGTAGCACGGCCACGGGTCGGCGTCGACTACTCCGGCATCTGGGCCGCCGAGCCCCTGCGCTTCTACTTGGACGGAAATCCTTACATCTCCCGGAAATAA